Below is a genomic region from Prevotella melaninogenica.
AACATTCTCGAATACCACCTTACCACTAACAACAGTAAGCTGTGAAGCACCACCTACGTTAGCAGAGATGATGTTAGTAGAACCACCCTCGAGCAACTCTGGCTCGTCAGCAACACCCTTATCATGGGTGTCAGCCTTAGCACCACGAGCAGCATTAGAACCAGTGATAGTCACCTTAAAGTCGATAGCAAAGCCCTTATTGAACTTACCAGTTGGTGTCAAACCACCCTGGAACCATGCGTCACAGAAGACAAGGCGGAGACGGCTCTGACCTGGCTTAGCATCTGTAGGAACAGTAAACTCATATTCATTAAGCTGTTGTACCTGTGCAGGAACACCCTTACGAACTTGACCGAAGAAGACAACGCACTCACCTTCATTTGGATTGGTTGAGAGATTCTCTGGGTTGAACTGCTTGTCGCCATTGAAGTCCATCCAAGCCTTACCCATACAATAGCGGAGGTCGTCATTGCTCTGGTCTCTGCCCTGCGTTGCTTCGTAGCCCTGAATCTTCACTTTCACAGTCGCACCCTGTGCTACTTCGAGTTCTTGACTCGTAGCATCCACATAGTTGGTCTCGTTACCTGCAGGACCCTCAGCAGTGTAATCGATATTCTTAGAACCGCCCTCTGTCTGGAACTTCTTAACATAACGAATTCTCTTCGCTACATCAGCACCAGCAGCAGCATTGTCGAGTTCAACTGTTCCGTAGCCCTCTTCCTGTGCCTCTGGGAGTTCAGACTGCTGAGCACGTGGCACAGCAATCCACTGTGTCTTTGAGTAAGTCTTAAGGTCAGTACTTACTGAGCGAACACCGATGAAAGGTTTGTCGTCAACACTTGTGAACTGGATGTTAGGAACGAGTGTAGCCCACTGTGATGTACGTCCTACCTCAGACACCTTACCATTCTCACCGTTCTTATAGAGAATCTCGAAGTGGTCGATATTAGCCTCATCGTTATAAACGGTTGGATTCTGACCTGGGTCCTTATCTATTCCCCATACCGCCTTAACAGAAAGAGAATTCTTTGTTTCCTCCTTCACCTGAACGGTCAAATCCTTCACGTTAGCAGGTGTTGCTGTCACGTCGTCGTTGAGTTCGAGCTTACCAACAAGTACATTATAGTCAGCATCTGAACCTTTCACACGCAGACCAATACGCTCAATCTTCTGACCAGCAGTAATATCATTCAACTCAACCTTCTTCTCTGTCCAGTTTGCGTTCTCGGTGTTACCCAAGGCATAAGCCTTCCAAGCACCATTCACACGTACGATGAGCGAAAGTTTAGAGTCGTTATTGCCCTCTTTACCAGTCTTGATAGCCACCTTAGCAACTACCTTACCCTTAGAAGGAGTGAGGTTAGTCTTGAAGAGAACAACGTCTGTAGCAGTTGCATTGTTGACACCCTTCAAGCGAAGTGCTGCACCACCTGTGTAAGCGTCCTCATTAGTGAATGAAGGCTGTACGTCAGTGCTGGCTACTTCAGTCTCTGGCTTAACAACCATCCAACGATAAGTAGGCACGACATCTTGGCTACTCATGTTATACCATGACCCTGCAGTCTTCTTACCCTTATAGTTATAACGTTCGCCATTACCTGTGTTGAAGTGGGTAGCGAAAGGAAGGTTGCCTGAGATAGCTGTGCGCTCTGGAATCCAAGAAGCAAGACCAGCAAAACGTGCCAAAGGAGGTGTGGTACCCTGTGCCTCAACATTATTACCCCTATTGCTAATCTCTGGACGATACAAAGGATTACGGTTGCCACCAGAGAAAGCACGTTCAAGATACTCCTGATAGTTAGACATACGAGACATAGCGTCGCCACCAGTGTTATAACTCCAGAAACGACTCTCTGCATGCTCACCCCACAGACAAATACCACAACGCTTAGCATCTTGGTTGTTAAGACTATTCCATCGTCTGTCCATGCTTACAATCCATACACCAGCGTATAAACCATCGGCTGAGCCCATAGTGCGTTCTGCCTCTTTTACAGAACTGCCCATGTTCCAACTGAAGTCACTGTTGTCATAATTCAACATCACCTCACAGATACGATTGTCCTTATCTTGACCCCACATATATCTTGAGCTATATGGTGTCAGACTTGAGCTCGTCGTATAATACATAATCTTGAAGTCGTTAAAACCTTCAGACTTCGCAATCTTGTAAAGTTCCTTATGGAAGGCTATGTTATCTGCATCTTGATACTTGTTAGTGCTTTCCCAGTTATAGTTGATACCATCGAAACCAAGGAAGCGCATGCAGTTGATGATAGGGCGAGTATAGCGGAAGCTACCATCGGTATTACGAGTCATGATGAAACCTGCCCAACTGTTAGCAGCTCCACCCGTTGTATGATCGAAGAACTTAATACCAGCGAAGATGCTTGTACCATTGCGGTGAGCAGCATCAGCCCATGAACCTGGTGCTTGGAATAGTCCGTAGTTCCAGGCACCAAACAGGTTGGTATAGTTCCACATTGAGAAGTTATCATTAGCGAATGTCTTTGAAGGATAGCCACCGAGGTTCTTTCCAGCACCACCAGGGATATTCATAAAGAGGTTACGATTCTCGTAAGTATCTTGGAGGAGACGGTCAGCACGTGACTCAATAGCACGCTTTCTGACGTGTGAGCGGATAAACTCTACCTCGTCTTTAATGCCCCATGCGGTAAGGTCGGCATCAGTAGGATATTTCTTGCCGTTATCAAGGAGTTGTGCAAAATGCTCAAGAAGGGTCTGATCGCCCAACTTTGACAGGTCGAACACCTGTGTAGAAGCTGTTGAAGAATATGTTTGTGCAGTCACACTGGCAGGACCCATAGCCATCATAGCTGCGATGACCCATGCACTAAGAGTAGTTTTTTTATTCATATGATTTAGGTTTTGTAATTAATACTTGATAGATTTAAATCCCAGTAGAATGACGTTTATGCCACCCTACTGGGCTATTGTTTCAATTCAGAGTTTCAATTAGAAGTTTGAAGTGGTCTTGTCCCAGAAGAGACGAGTTGCCATCTTGTCTGGACCGCCCAATGCAGGGATACCAGTGTTGTCAACATCCTGCTTTGTTGCGATGTCGCTTGTACCAGGGAATGGCAGACGACGCATGATATCACCAGGAACTAAACTACCATCAGCTTCATCGATGTTCAATACAGGCAACATACGTGGGAAGCCTGTACGACGGAGGTCAACCCATGCCTCGAAGCCATTAGGATAAGTAGCGAGGTACTTCTGAGTGATAATCTTCTCGAGCTTTGTTTCTTTTGAGTCGCTGTCGTTCCACTTTACACCAACATGGATTGGTGAAGCAGCGTCTGGAGTATCACCTGTTGGATCCTTGTAAACATATGCTACTGGATTCTCCTGTGCCATATAGGTGTCAATCCAAGAGTCATACCAGTTGACATTCTGCTGTCCGTTAGGACCCTCACCGTCCATAGACTTCATCTCAGGATCCTCACAGTTACCATGACGAATACCCTCCTCATAGAAGTGCTGAGCCGAACCGCCCATGTTCCAACCACGGAGTGCACCCTCTGCACGGAGGAAACAAACCTCAGCATACTTCATCAAATAAAGTGGTGCAGAGTTGAAGTACTGCTCGTTCAGTTTACTGAATGCGATGTACTGGTTCTCATCATATCCCTGACCTTCACCTGGATGTGTACCGGTACGGATACCACAAATGCGGCTGTCAGCAGGTGTTGTCTCGCCTGTCTTATTGTTCTTAATAACGTTGTCGTTCTTCTTGAAGAGATATTTCAACCAAGGGTGATTGAAAGTCTTCAATGTGATTTCCATTGTTGCACTCATACGAGCATCTCCCCAACTCTCAACGCCTGGCAATGGATGACTAAAGCCCATCACACCTGGACGGATTGAAACGCTCTGTGCCTCGTTCTCAATAACGCCATCAGCAACAGCCTCTTCAGCCAATTTCTGTGCACGAACAGGGTCGCTCTTTACCATGTGCATAGCGATACGCAACTTCAATGAATTAGCATAACGTGCCCATGCCTTCAACGTTCCGTCAGCAGCACCACCATCGGTCATAACTACGAAACGATCAACAAACGCACTCTTAATCTTCTGCTTGTAGGCAGCTGGCTTCTGATCGAAGTAGTGGAAACAAGCAATGGCTGTGTCGAGGTTGGCAACAGCATCGTTGTAGACATCCTCAACCTTGTTATAGGTATAAGGACCTACCTGCAAGTTAGTCTTCAACTCACGATAAGGCATTGGACCATAAACGTCAGCTACCTCAACAGCCTGCTGGTTGAAAAGAGTCAAATAAGCTGCCTTCAACTCTGGAACAGCATTTACCTTCTCATTATTCAAGATAGGTACAAGTGAGGTCTTCATCTCTGTGAATGAGCCCCATGCACCACCATAGCACTTCTGGTCGATAGCATAAGACGATGCCAAACGAATCTTTGAATACTGGAAGAAAGTATGAGGAACAACCGTATACTCAGCATAGTTGTCAATACCGAGAGAATACTGATACTGATAAGCATGTGGACCAGGGTTCTCACCATTCTTACCACCACGCATAGAGAACTGTCCACCAACACCAGCATCGAGCAAGTCTTGCATTGCATTGAGTGCCTCATCTGCTGCTGCAGCGTCTGTAGCCTGACGGAAAGGAATCTTATCCACGTCACCACGGCTTGTCACCTTCTCAACATTCTTGGTTGTTGAGTTGAACTCATCACCAGGGTTGTCATAGTCAAGACATGACTGTAGACCCAGTGTTGGCAATGCCATCGCCATGAGTACGATTATATGTTTACTTTTCATTGTTGTTTATCTTTTGAATATTATTGTATTGTTTAAGCTTATTCGGAGCTAAAGATGTGTTGTAACGATTGTGTTACGTGGGGAGCAAAACGTCAAACATTACATTTGTTGCTCACTCCCTTTCACTCTCTTCACTCCTTTCTCACTCCTTTTCTCTTAGAAGTTAGCCTTCAATGAGAAACCGAATGAACGTGAAGATGGCATATTGAAGCTCTCAAATGCGCCGAGACCATTCTGTGTAGACAGAGATACGTCTGGGTCTGTTGGTGCATCCTTATAGATGAAGAACAGGTTACGAGCGATGAATGAGAGGGTCAAGTTACGGTTCATACCAAAGAGGTCACGGAAGGTGTAACCCAATGAAAGCTCACGAAGACGGAAGTTTGTTCCGTTGTAGAGATAGGTTGATGGGTTGCTTGATGCGCCCAATGCCTGATAATATGACTGGATAGGAACGATGCGACCGCTACCATCATTGAGTTCCATACCTGGTACGTTACCATAGTTGGTTGCAACGATGTTGTTACGCTCTGCGCTGAGACGAGCTGCCTCTGTACGCTCTGAAGCACCGATATAGTCGAGATATGACTCTGTCAATGAGAGTACCTTACCACCGATACGACCGTTGATGAGGAATGAAAGCTGGAACTCCTTATAGTTAAAGGTATTGGTCCAACCCATCTGCCACTTAGAGTTCATGTTACCGAGGAAGCGGTCGTTTGAACCTGTCTTGTCGAATGTAGGCTCACCCTTAGCTGTCAATACGATATGACCATTTGCATCGCGCATGAAGTCGCCTGCATAGATGTCACCAATAGCACCACCCTTCTGGTAGATTACCTTTGCCTCACCTACAGTCTGCTGATACTTACGTGATGTTCCGTCCTTATCATAACCTGTCTCAAGAATCTCATTATCGTTGTATGAGAGGTTATAAGATGTACGCCAACGGAGGTCCTTACCGAACTTGAAGTCGTAACCAACAGTTGTCTCGAAACCTGTGTTACGTACCTTTGCAGAGTTCAGCAACTCGGTGTTACCACCCAATGAGCCAAGCTCCATGTAGAGGTGACGAACGATGGTGTTATAGAAGGTGAAGTCGAAGCTCAAACGGTTGTTCAAGAACAATGACTCGATACCTGTCTCGAATGAACCTGTCTCCTCTGGTACTGGTGAGAAGTCGAGCAACTTGTTACCTGACAATGCACCTGTCTGGAGGTTACGGCTCATCGCACCGTATGCCTTATTAGGGATAGAGTTACCTACTGATGAGTAAGAAACACGATATTTCAAGAAGTTAAACCACTCTGGCAACTTAACCAACTGACTTACGATAGCATTGGCACCAACACCGAAGTAACCGTAGTTATCGGTATCAATCTTACCCAACTGCTTGAAGTAACGGAATGGGCGATACCAGTCGCGACGATAAGAAGCATCGAAGTAAACGGTTTCTTTCCAACCTAACTGTGCTGTGAAGAGGTATGAGCGGTCCCAGTTTGAACTCTTTGAAGTACTTGTTACGCCATAGCCACCTGCGCTGGTCTCGAAGTAGTTAACCATTGTTGGGAGCTTACGCATAAGACGGTCGTAGTAAGTTGCAACGGCGTCTGTACCCTTTGACTCGCCCTTGATAGTATGACCGACATAACCTGCTGTTGCTGATACTGAGTAGTCACCAAAGGTCTTGTTATATGACAAGAGGTAGTCGGTATAGAACTCTGTTGTCTTCTCGTCTGAATCCCAAAGACGACCGTAGTCTTCCATAGATGCAGGGAGGAAGGTGGTAGCAAAGCGAGTTGCATGATTCTTGAAACGAATCTGACTGTAGTTGACACGTGCTTGGAAAGTCAAACCATCATAGATGTCAACATTTGCTTGCAAGGTACCAAAGAGGCGGCTCTCCTTCTGCTGACTGTTACCCGAATTGATTAACCAATATGGGTTGTTGTTAGGATGAGAGAGGTATGCCCACTCCTGCTGTGGACCAGTCAGAGTTGTGCGCTGACCAGCTGCCCAAGCAAAGTTTGAACCATTGAGCTTGTAATATGAACCTGGATTTGACAACCACTTACCCTCAGCATTCATGTAATGGTCACGATAGTAATCCATATCAATGTTCTGAGGTGCGGTATAGAGATGGTAGAGAGGGTTACCTACCGTACCACCACCAGGACGATTCTTTGTCTTTGACTCTGTATAGTTCATCGATGCATCAATGTGCAAACGCTTGAAGAAGTTATAAGTCTGACGGAAGCTGATAGAGTTACGGTTGTATGAGTTGTTACGCATCATACCTGTTGCATGGCTGTTTGCCACTGACACGTAGGTACGTGCTATCTCTGTACCACCAGAAAGTGAGATTGAGTTATTTGTAGTGACACCCGTACGGAAGAAGTTGTCTACATCGTTACCTGCACGGTTGCGGAGATAAACATTATGACGACGTGCCATGATTGGATTGCCACTTGCGTCTGTACCAATCTGCTCCTCTGGATAGCCTACCCAACGCTCATCCAATGGAGTGCGTACTACGAGGTCGTTGTCTGCACGGTCTGCGAGCTTACCGCCCCAGTTGTTCAATGACAATGCACCTGTTGTCTGGTCATAAGCTGCACCATAAGTCTTCTGAATCTTTGGTGTCAACAATGGAGAATCGAAAGTGATGTTTGAGGTTACGTTAATATCAACCTTACCCTCACGACCACGCTTGGTGGTAATCATCACAACACCATTGGCAGCACGTGAACCGTAAAGCGCAGCAGCGTTAGCACCCTTGAGGACATTGATTGACTCGATATCGTCTGGGTTGATCAATGACAATGGGTCAGAACCCTCAGAAGTTCCAGTTGAGCCGAAACCCTCTGCACCCATACCCTGCTGACCACGAATACCATTACTCATTGGTACACCGTCAACAACGATGAGTGGAGAACTGTTACCGAGGATAGAACGGTTACCACGAAGAACAATCTTTGAAGCACCACCAGCACCACCAGCACTTGGCGTAATAGTGATACCAGCTACCTTACCTTCGAGTGAGTTAGCAGCATTAGGATCCTGCACCTTCATGAGGTCCTCTGCCTTCACCTGCTGGGTAGCATAGGTAAGAGACTTCTCCTTACGCATAATACCCATGGCGGTAACAACAACCTCGTTCATGGTGTTAGCTTCTTCTTTCAACGTTACGTTGATCGTACCCTTACCACCAACAGGGATGGTCTGTGCTGCATAACCGATGTAAGAGAAGACGAGCTTCGCGTTTGCAGTGGTATTGAGGGTATAGTTACCATCAATATCCGTTACTGTGCCATTAGTGGTACCCTCAACAAGGACGGTAGCACCAATGAGCGGTTCGCCGGTTGAGTCAACGACACGACCGGTCACTTTGTGATTACCATTCTGCTGTACTGCCTGTACTGCAGTGCTGGTGTTTGTACCTGCGTAGACACCTGTTGGTGCCAATGCTAATGATAGAGCAAAGGCAGCCGAGAAGTACAGATGCTTCTGCTTTGATTCTTTAAAGATTCTCATCAGGTTTAGGTTTTAAACTTTTATTATTTATTTTCCTAATTTTGTTTCATTTGTTTTTAGGTATTGTCAATATTCCATCTTGTTACACCTTATTATATAGTAAGGCATCGGTTATTTGGGACTTCTTGTTCGCTTTACTTAGGTTTTTAGGCTATAACTGTCTTGCCGTGGTTGAAGGCTTTACATCCCTCTTCCCACAACTCATTAACAAACAGTCATTTACGCCTTTCTTCGTTTTCCTTCTTTAAGATTGGTCTAATGACACCTATACTTCAAACAACTCAAATGCTAATAATACTTATGTTAACTTTAATATTTAACATTTATAAACATAGAGTGGACAAGTGAACGGGTTGACAAGTAGACAAGGTGCTTGGTAGAAAGATAAAGAATAAGAATAAGGATAAAATGAATTAGATATAGGAAAGACAGGGTAATATGAGGACAGATAACTTCAAAGGCACAATGACGGTCCTTTTGCGCTTTATAAAGACATTCATCGAAAAGTTTAGTGTAATTTAATTACATTACTGCGTTGTTCTTAGAAGCAAAGTATTATTTAACTCTTTTAATATGATTTACGGATATATTAGGGTCAGTAGTGATAAGCAGACTGTAGAAAACCAACGTTTTGAGATTACTAAGTTTTGTAATGAACAGAAATTACTGGTAAATGACTGGATAGAAGAAACTATCAGCGGAACAAAGAATTACACCAAGCGTCAGCTGGGTAGCCTACTTAAAAAGGTAGGTAAGGACGATATTATTATTTGCAGTGAACTATCACGACTGGGTCGTAACCTTTTTATGATTATGGAAATTCTGAACATTTGTATGAGCAAGGAGTGTCGTGTGTGGACAATTAAGGACAACTATCGTTTAGGTGATGATATCCAGAGCAAAGTGCTTGCCTTTGCTTTCGGCTTATCGGCAGAGATTGAACGTAATCTTATTAGCCAGCGGACAAAGGAGGCATTGGCACGAAAACGAGCAGAAGGAGTGGTCCTCGGACGTCCGAAAGGTAGAAAAAGTTCGCCAGATAAGTATAAATTATCAGGCAAAGAGATTCTTATATCAGAACTCTTAAAAAACGGTATATCTCATCGAAAGATAGCAAAGATTTGCAAGGTAGATAGGAATACCCTTAGCCGTTTTATAACATTGAAGTGTTTGGCTGTAAACTAAGGAGCGATTTTGTGCGGCAACAAGATACCATTTGTGACTTCTCAACATCGGATAGTTGGGTAATCTTGTCACCTATCGAGCAAAGCATCAAACGTAAGATAGAAGCAGTCGGTACACCATTAAAAGATTGGGATATCCAAATCAACTATGGCATAAAGACAGGATGTAACGAGGCTTTTATAATATCGACAGAGAAAAGGAAAGAAATCCTTGATAACTGTCAAACTGAGGACGAACGCAAAAGAACGGCTGAACTTATTCGACCTATTCTGCGCGGCAGGGATATAAAAAGATATGGCTATGAGTGGGCTGAATTATGGCTTATTGCCACTTTCCCCTCACGCCATTACAATATTGATGAATACCCAGCTATCAAGCAATATCTGCTTTCTTTCGGTATTGAAAGGTTGGAGCAAACAGGTAAAACGCATATTGTAAATGGTGAGAAAGTGAAAGCCCGAAAGAGAACCAGCAATAAGTGGTTTGAGACACAAGATAGCATTAGTTATTGGGAGGATTTTTCTAAGCCAAAAATTATTTGGAAGATTATTGGAAGTCGGTTGGCTTTTGCAATAGACAACAATGGTATAATGCTGAACAATGCTTGCTATCTACTAACAGGCAATCATCTAGCACACATCTTAGGATTCTTAAATTCGTCACCCCTAATATGGTACAGTGAAATTACTAATATGAATAAAACAGGAGTCGGTGATGCTCAAGTTGGGGCACAAAACATTATACTCTTTCCTATTCCCTCCACCATAAATGAGGAGGTTGTAGAAATTGTTGAACAGTTACTCAGTACTCCAGCCAATAGTAACTTGAAGCGAATTCTTTCTGAGCGCATATATGCAATATATGGGTTAGATATTGAAGAAATAAGTTATTTGGAATCCTTAAACCTTTGATTAAGCCATTAGCAGGTAGTTTTGAATCTACCTGCTAATAAGTGATTTAATCTCTATTTCTGTAAGACCGTATATTTGAAATGCAAGGTTATCAATTCTTTTTTCTGATGCCAAAGATTGGTGTACTAATACATCTTGTACAAGGTGTATCATTTCGTTTTCTTGTTCTTTTGTTGGATGTGCTATAGGAAAATTCATAACATATTGAGACAACATTCTGAATTGTCTTTCTTGCAATTGGATTACATACAGCTTTACAAGGAACTTTCCTAGTCTTGAGTTAAGTATACCAAGTACATATCTTGGATCTGTAGTTTCACTACTCATTATGTATGCAGTATTTAAGACAATACACCTATTGTCATCATAAGAATAGCATGGGAATGGGTAACCTTCTTCTGGATTATCGGTTTGTATTTCCATGTATACAACTTTTGGCTTAGAAAAATCCTCCAAATAAGCGCAGTTACGAAGATTATATGGAGTGTCACCTTTATCCGCACGAGTGGAGATTCTGTCCCAATATTGGTCTAAATGCGTCTTTACAGCAGGATAATCGTTGATGTCAATGCGTGGGAGTTTGTTTCTAATGCCATTGTGGGTGTTGATTAAGAATAATCCATTGTCCACATAGCCATATCTTTTTATATCCCTGCCGCGCAGAATAGGTCGAATAAGTTCAGCCGTTCTTTTACGTTCGTCCTCAGTTTGACAGTTTGATATGATTTCATCACGCTTTGCAGTGTCGATGATAAAAGCTTCATTACAACCTGTAAGTACACCACGATAGATATTTATATCCCAATCCTTCAGTGGTGTCCCAACAGCTTCAATCTTACGTTTGATACTTTGCTCGATAGGTGACAAGATTACCCAACTATCCGATGTTGAGAAGTCACAAATGGTATCTTGTTGCCGCACAAAATCGCTCAAATTCTTTACACTATCTTTATTCTGCTTATTGGTAATAGCGCAGGTTGTTTTATGCTGGTTATTAGACCTTGAGAAAAGTAAGATATTTGTGTCAACTGTAGCACTCTCAAAGATCTTCACTCCTGCAAAGTCTATAAGCAGTAATGGGTTTGTCTTATTTCCAAAGAAGTCTCTTGTCTTCTCTCCATATCCTGCACGCATCCATTTGTTGGACGTAATATAGCATAAGTGGCCATCCTTCTTCAATAGCTGCCATCCACGTTCATAGAACAAGCAATAAATATCACCTGTACGTGCAAAGGTGGAATATCCACACCCTTCATACAGTTTCGCTAATTCTCCACCATTATTTTGAAGTTGTATGTATGGCGGATTGCCAATGACAATATCAAAACCATCAGCTACTCCGAACATCCATTCAGGGTCAAAGAATGAGCTTGTATCATTCTGGTCGTATGGATTCCATTCTGCAAGTTGTTTGGCATCATCAGATGCAAAGTTATTCTCATCAGATAAAAGTTCTATTAGTTCTTCGCGTAAAGCTAAATCCTTCTCTCTTAAGCGGTGTTTTGTAGAAGTCGACTTAGCAGAAAAATGTAGATGACGTATCTGATGTAATTCTTTCTTTATTGACTCTATCTCCTCACTTTTAAAGAGGTCTAATTGACGATCTTCCTTCTTCTTTGTAATAAGTGAGTTTGCTGAAACAAAATTAGTTTCAAGGTTAGGCAATGTTGGGATGCCGAAGTTTGGTTTAGAGGCATCTTTCTCACAATTACATATCAAGGAAATAAAGAAGCGCAGTTTTGTTATTTGTGCTGCAATACTCTGTATATCACAGCCGTATAGGCAGTTTTCTATAACAGACAGTTTGAGTTCATAAATATCTTCATTAGGTGATATTCGTTCAAGGATGTCAATCATTCTGTTTAACAGTCCCATAGGAAAAGCACCAGAGCCACAAGCAGGGTCAAGTATCTTGACAGCCTTTAGTTTGTCAGCAATCTTTAGATATTCATTACTCTTTGCTTTGTCAAAAGTGAAATCATAAGAGAAAAGTGAACGAACAAAGTCATTGTTACCCAAATAGGCAATGAGACTTTCATCAACCATATAATTGACAATCTCACGTGGTGTATAGAATGAGCCACTCTGGTTGCGTGCCGTCTCTTTTGTTTCTGGGTTATAGGCACCCAACAAGTTTTCGAAGACTTTACCTAAGAGTTCAGGGTCAAGTGCTACCTGCTGTTCCTCAGGTGAGTTCTCCTCAATAGTAAAGTTATATCGGCTCAGAATGGAGAGCAATCCTTTCTCTGGTTCAAAGAAAAGAATGTTCGGAACTACAGCACGATGCTTGTATCGACCATCCGCAAAACGAGCATCATTACGACTGAACCCATCAAAATTATAGCATTGTTCAACACCATCAATATAGCGTGTCTTATCCAAACACTCAAAGAGACCACCATTCAAAAACGGAACATCTGAGAAGAGGTTGACAATTTCCTGTTCGCTGATAGAGAACATTTCAGCGTATCTATATAATGTCTTGACATCTCGTTTAGTTGAAGTGGCAAATTTACGTGTATTGCCATTCTCGTCCTCAATAGCACGATTCAAGGTAGCAAAGAAAAGATTCTGAAGGATGGCATTGTAGTAGTTTCCAACAGTCGTGCTATATGGGTCGAACTCTTTCAGTATTGTTGAGAGGTATTCAATATCAAAGATTCGATTTGGCACCAATTCCTTCTGTTTGATAAACCATACAAACATAATACGGGTTATCATACGTATAACCTTCTTTTCTACATCGTCCCTATCATCATCTTCCGTAGTTATATTATTAGGGAAGGTTACCTGAGTAGAGTCGTCTATAGCCCACTGATACCACTCAAACAAGTCTTTGTAGAATTGTTTGGTGAGTGTCTCAACAGAAAAGGCCTCAGTGATGTCAGTTAAAGCTTGCTTACTTTCTTTCAACTTTCCAAACTGCTTTATAGCTGTGTGGCATCCACGTCCTTCTCCAAGCAAATAGGTATAACGTTTTGTATCA
It encodes:
- a CDS encoding GEVED domain-containing protein — translated: MNKKTTLSAWVIAAMMAMGPASVTAQTYSSTASTQVFDLSKLGDQTLLEHFAQLLDNGKKYPTDADLTAWGIKDEVEFIRSHVRKRAIESRADRLLQDTYENRNLFMNIPGGAGKNLGGYPSKTFANDNFSMWNYTNLFGAWNYGLFQAPGSWADAAHRNGTSIFAGIKFFDHTTGGAANSWAGFIMTRNTDGSFRYTRPIINCMRFLGFDGINYNWESTNKYQDADNIAFHKELYKIAKSEGFNDFKIMYYTTSSSLTPYSSRYMWGQDKDNRICEVMLNYDNSDFSWNMGSSVKEAERTMGSADGLYAGVWIVSMDRRWNSLNNQDAKRCGICLWGEHAESRFWSYNTGGDAMSRMSNYQEYLERAFSGGNRNPLYRPEISNRGNNVEAQGTTPPLARFAGLASWIPERTAISGNLPFATHFNTGNGERYNYKGKKTAGSWYNMSSQDVVPTYRWMVVKPETEVASTDVQPSFTNEDAYTGGAALRLKGVNNATATDVVLFKTNLTPSKGKVVAKVAIKTGKEGNNDSKLSLIVRVNGAWKAYALGNTENANWTEKKVELNDITAGQKIERIGLRVKGSDADYNVLVGKLELNDDVTATPANVKDLTVQVKEETKNSLSVKAVWGIDKDPGQNPTVYNDEANIDHFEILYKNGENGKVSEVGRTSQWATLVPNIQFTSVDDKPFIGVRSVSTDLKTYSKTQWIAVPRAQQSELPEAQEEGYGTVELDNAAAGADVAKRIRYVKKFQTEGGSKNIDYTAEGPAGNETNYVDATSQELEVAQGATVKVKIQGYEATQGRDQSNDDLRYCMGKAWMDFNGDKQFNPENLSTNPNEGECVVFFGQVRKGVPAQVQQLNEYEFTVPTDAKPGQSRLRLVFCDAWFQGGLTPTGKFNKGFAIDFKVTITGSNAARGAKADTHDKGVADEPELLEGGSTNIISANVGGASQLTVVSGKVVFENVERAWVFSTDGQTVKSLVNPKSFNTNELPAGVYLVKMQNNNVIRTQKITIK
- a CDS encoding SusD/RagB family nutrient-binding outer membrane lipoprotein; this translates as MKSKHIIVLMAMALPTLGLQSCLDYDNPGDEFNSTTKNVEKVTSRGDVDKIPFRQATDAAAADEALNAMQDLLDAGVGGQFSMRGGKNGENPGPHAYQYQYSLGIDNYAEYTVVPHTFFQYSKIRLASSYAIDQKCYGGAWGSFTEMKTSLVPILNNEKVNAVPELKAAYLTLFNQQAVEVADVYGPMPYRELKTNLQVGPYTYNKVEDVYNDAVANLDTAIACFHYFDQKPAAYKQKIKSAFVDRFVVMTDGGAADGTLKAWARYANSLKLRIAMHMVKSDPVRAQKLAEEAVADGVIENEAQSVSIRPGVMGFSHPLPGVESWGDARMSATMEITLKTFNHPWLKYLFKKNDNVIKNNKTGETTPADSRICGIRTGTHPGEGQGYDENQYIAFSKLNEQYFNSAPLYLMKYAEVCFLRAEGALRGWNMGGSAQHFYEEGIRHGNCEDPEMKSMDGEGPNGQQNVNWYDSWIDTYMAQENPVAYVYKDPTGDTPDAASPIHVGVKWNDSDSKETKLEKIITQKYLATYPNGFEAWVDLRRTGFPRMLPVLNIDEADGSLVPGDIMRRLPFPGTSDIATKQDVDNTGIPALGGPDKMATRLFWDKTTSNF